GAACAAGGTAAATCACTATTAATTATTGATGATGCGAATGCACATCAGAACGGAAATCTATGGATTGACCCACACTTAATTTTAGCTGCGGTCGACCAAGCATTAGTAGGTAAGCAGATTCGCCGTCATTGTTCAATTCTCCTTCGTTCAGGAGCGATTCGTTCATTGCATGATATTATTGTTGCTTACGGTCTTGGTGCGAATATTATTAGTCCATATTTACTTTTTGCAACCGTTGTTGAAGAAACAATTCAGCCTTCTGTTAACCTATTCTCATCACTGAATAAAGGGTTAGAAAAGGTTATCTCAACGATTGGAATCCACGAGCTACGTGGTTATGGTCGGTTATTCTCAGCCATCGGTCTGAATGAAGAGGTTGCCGATGTGCTACGAGTTGTAAATTTCCTAGGTTCTGAGTCTGTAGCCTATAACTTTGAAACTCTTACAAAAGATGCACTCGAACGTGCAGAAGACTTCAAGAATGAGAAAGCAAGACCTGGTAAGTTGTTCCACATGTTCCCGCGTATTTGGAAATCAATCGGTGATGTTGCCCAAACTGGGAATTATGATAGTTACCGTGAAAAGCTTACAGAACAAGAAGAAACGAACCCTACAACGATTCGTCATCTAACTGCTTTGAAAAAATCAGATAAGAACGTTTCTCTTGAAAAAGTGAACATCGGCGTCGGAGACCATAGTCTACCATTTGTCATTTCGTCCATGTCCTTTGGTTCTCAAAATGAAATTGCCTTCCGTGCATATGCAGAAGGTGCAGAACGCCTAAACATGATTAGTCTTAATGGTGAAGGCGGAGAAATTAAGGATATGCTTGGCAAGTATCCTCGCACAAGAGGACAACAGGTTGCGTCTGGTCGTTTCGGGGTAAATGCTGAGCTCTTGAACTCTTCTAATCTATTAGAAATAAAAATTGGTCAAGGTGCTAAGCCTGGTGAAGGTGGACATCTACCTGGTTCGAAGGTTACTGCAAAAATTGCAGAAGCTCGTAATGCAACCATTGGTTCAGATTTAATCTCACCTTCAAACAACCATGATATTTATTCAATCGAAGACTTGGCTCAAATGATTGCAGAATTAAAAACAGCCAATGATCAAGCAAAAGTATCTGTTAAGGTTCCTGTTGTTCCGAATATCGGAACAATCGCAGTAGGTATTGCAAAAGCTGGTGCAGATGTTATTACGCTAAGTGGCTTTGATGGCGGTACAGGGGCTGCACGAATTCATGCACTTCAACACGTTGGTTTACCGGTCGAAATAGGAGTAAAAGCCGCTCACAATGCGTTACTCGAAGCCGGATTGCGTCAAAATGTTGAGCTTTGGGCAGATGGCGGTATCAAAAGCGCGCTTGATGTTATGAAGGTTATGCTTCTTGGAGCGAACCGCGTTGGTTTTGGTACTTTATCCATGATTGCCATTGGTTGTACGACTTGCCGTGGTTGTCACCTTGATACATGTCATGTCGGAATTGCCACACAAATTGAATCTGAGGCTCAAGCAAAAGAGCATGGGTTACGCCGCTTCGTACCTCGTCAACTGGATAATGCTGTTCAAGGCTTAGTTAATCTATTTGGTGCTTTTGGAAACGAGCTAAAAGCGTTAACCGCTTCATTAGGCTTTGACAACCTCCAAAGCATTGTCGGTCGTTCGGATTTATTAGAACAAGTTCGAGGACTAGATTCAATGGATTTAACTGAACTCTTAAAGCCTCTTGAAATTGAGCAACTGACCTTTAAAGAAGTGGCAGCAAGTGCCGAGGAAAAACAATTGCTAGTTGCTGTTGGCGCTGAGTATTTAGATAACAACATCGAGGAGCTTCACACTTCTCGTGAATTCGCAACTGTTACATCAGAGCAAAGGGTTCTAGGAAGTCGCGTATCCTGCCACCGTGTCCGCGGCAGATTAGATGGTTCATATCGAAATTTACCTGATATCACGTTGAAATACACGGAAGGTTCGATCCCTGGTAATGGCTTAGGTGCCTACAACAGTAGTGGTATTAATATCCACGTCCAAGGTGGGGCCCAAGATGGCATCGGTAAAACTGCATTCGGTGGAAACATCCTTATTTTTAAATCAAAAGGCAAGGATGGCCAGTTCTATAATGGTTCCGTCGGAAAAGGCTTTGGCTATGGAGCACAAAGTGGTGTTCTTTTAGTTCAAGGTAATGCCGATGCACGTGCTGGAATTCGTCTATCTGGTGCAGATATGATTATCGGTGGCCAAGTGACGAAACCAATTGAAGAAAGTGAACATGGCAATATCGGTGTTCATGCAAATATCAAAGGCTTTGCATTTGAGTACATGACTAACGGCCGAGGCCTTGTACTTGGAGATCCGGGTCCATGGATCTGTGCTGGGATGACAGGTGGAGTGGTTTATCTAAGACACCAAGCAGAAATGGGCCTAACAAAAGCAGCCATTGAAAGACGTATCGCTAAAGGAGCTAAGGTTTCCATTGCTACCCTTTCTGAAAAAGGGAAAAAAGACGTTGTTGAGCTGCTTACGAAGTACATCGATGGACTTGTACTACATGGGCAAGTTGGGGAAGCTGAGAAGTTGAGGAAGTTACTAGATAACCCAGCAGAACACTTCTTCCAGATTAACCCTACTAAAGAGCAGGCTGATCCGGCTGTATCTACTGAATAAAGCGAAAAGAGCACTCGTGGCGAGTGCTCTTTTTTCTTGCTAGTGGAGCTGATGGAACAAAGATGGGATTCGGACTTGTTTCAGGGATTTTTGCTGAACCTGTCCGAATCATCCTGTTATTCCGACTGGTCCCTTCGATTACATGCTCAACCTGTCCGAATCATCCTGTTATTCCGACTGGTCCCTCCGATTACCTGATCAACCTGTCCGAATCACCCTGTTATTCCGACTGGTCCCTCCGATTACATACTCAACCTGTCCGAATCACCCTGTTATTCCGACTGGTCCCTCCGATTACATACTCAACCTGTCCGAATCACCCTGCTATTCCGACTGGTCCCTCCGATTACATGCTCAACCTGTCCGATTCACCCTGTTATTCCGACTGGTCCCTCCGATTACAAGCTCAACCTGTCCCAATCACCCTGTTATTCCGACTGGTCCCTTCGATTACATGCTCAACCTGTCCGAATCGCCCGCGGACAGCGAGGTAGAAATTAAAGAAAATCTCTTTAATTTTCATTACAACTCAAGCCCTACTAACAATTAGGACTTTACTGTTTAAACATTTTGTAATAGGCTAAATACTATCATAAAGGTACTTTTACAAAGAAAGGTTTGTACATAATGAAACTTGGTGCCCGCATTTTTAAAACGGGAATAGCCATCACCTTAGCACTTGTGCTGGCTGATATGTTGAATCTATCAGCACCCGTATTCGCAGGAATTGCTGCCATTTTTGCAATTCAACCATCTATTTACCGGTCAGTTGTCTCCGTTATTGAACAGTTTCAAGCCAATGTGATCGGTGCTGGTTTAGCGATCTTTTCTGTCTTATTATTTGGTAATGATCCATTTATCATTGGATTAACAGCTATCCTGGTTATCGCTATCACCATTAAGCTTAAAATTGAAACTACCATACCCGTTGCTGTAGTCACCGTTATCGCCATTATGCAAAATCCTGGAGAAGAGTTTTTATCGTTTGCCCTTCTACGGTTTTCAACGATTATGCTTGGAATCTTATCTGCCTTCTTGGTCAATCTAGTCTTTATCCCACCAAAGCATGAGAAGAAACTCTATTATAAGATCGTTGACCAAACTGAAGAAATTTTAAAATGGATTCGAATGAACACTCGAAACGCATCTGAATTTGGCGTGTTAAAGTCAGATATTGATAAAATCAAAGACGGCATGCAAAAGGTAGAGCAGTTTTACGTATTGTATAAGGAAGAACGAAACTATTTAAAAAATAACAAATATGTTAAAGCCCGTAAATTAGTTATTTACCGTCAGATGATTAAGACAACAAACAAGGCTCTTGCTACTTTAAAAAAGCTACATAGACTTGATAATGAGCTAAAGAGCATGCCAGATGATCTTCAGCAATTAATTATTGAAGAGTTGAACGACCTATTGTATTTTCACGAGCAAGTGCTTTTAAAGTTTATCCGAAAAACAAAACCTCACCCAGAGGATCTCCATGGAGAGCTAGAATTCAATAAAAAATCAGTCATTGAACGATTTGTTAAGTATAACAAACTTGATGATGAACGAGCGCAAAAGGATTGGTATCACCTTTTTCCACTTATCTCCACAATCGTTGAGTATAGTGATGAGATGGAACATCTTGATACATTAATTGATCGATATCAAGCCCATCATAAAGCTGATGATGACTTTGAGAAAAATGCATAATGAAAACCCCCATTCGAATATCGAACGGGGGTTTTACTTTTGTTAGTTATTATTTAAGGCTAACACCTTTGAAGAATGGAGTACCACTGAAGTTTACGAATAAACCTTCGATACCATTCATACCGTGATTGAAGTCAGGGTGTTGTAGGTATGCCATAGGCACTTCTTCTACAAGAATTTCAGAGATCTCTTTGTAAGCCTCATTACGAGCGTCTTGGTCAGGATTTTGACGAGCAAGGTCTAGAAGCTCATCAACTCTTTCGTTTTTGTAGAATGAACGGTTACCAGGTGAACCAAAGTTCTTAGAGTGGAATAATGCATATAGACCGTAGTCAGCATCACCAGTTACAGTTGTCCATCCAAGGATGAATAATTCGTGCTCACCAGCAGCAGTCTTCTCAAGGAAAGTACCCCACTCGATGATATCAATTTCAACTTCAATTCCAAGCGGCATTAATTGAGCTTGAATTAACTCAGCGATATCTGCACGCTCTTTGTTACCTTCGTTAACCATTAATTTTGTTTTGA
This sequence is a window from Cytobacillus luteolus. Protein-coding genes within it:
- a CDS encoding glutamate synthase-related protein gives rise to the protein MKKNWSPSTFRDFHHQEHDACGIVSAIEKRRIPTKLNIDTCINALVTMNHRAGFINGEGDGVGIHIDIPKALWTEKLGKAGVDPSVVDNKSFIVGHFFINQNIDLEEKKNYIRQLFVENGLDLIFETDEATSSSALGPIATQQEPLFWQVALVAQSLENLPKCLFNVSIDIEECGNVHVASLSNYHAVYKVLGAGDILPKYYHDLANPLVASTMTLGHNRYSTNTLSNFFRVQPFSLLGHNGEINTIAKLRDEARMIHVPLTDGGSDSQDLNRTIDTLISRDGYSLFEAVDFMFPPIINEMKAYPEHLQDLYTYAREAWGHFAQGPAGIISRYGEEAVFSVDALGLRPVWMLETETSYLFASEPGIIPSTEYTAEPKPLSPGEKVGMRWDTNDTMQVFHYAEFQEEVYQRVSKRVDVTDYRSRLSTPSFPKTITVTKSSTVHNGQYSAFGWDREHIQLIEQMAEKGAEPIRSLGHDAPLAAIDPGRKNIADFIKESVAVVTNPAIDRDRETEHFSTRSIIGKRPSLVSDDNNDFVIELSSPLLIEGSQGYDCSSTLGQPSYDQVVNAFSEKKLTHYLSATYTENESLQDALVRLAKEAEDAVEQGKSLLIIDDANAHQNGNLWIDPHLILAAVDQALVGKQIRRHCSILLRSGAIRSLHDIIVAYGLGANIISPYLLFATVVEETIQPSVNLFSSLNKGLEKVISTIGIHELRGYGRLFSAIGLNEEVADVLRVVNFLGSESVAYNFETLTKDALERAEDFKNEKARPGKLFHMFPRIWKSIGDVAQTGNYDSYREKLTEQEETNPTTIRHLTALKKSDKNVSLEKVNIGVGDHSLPFVISSMSFGSQNEIAFRAYAEGAERLNMISLNGEGGEIKDMLGKYPRTRGQQVASGRFGVNAELLNSSNLLEIKIGQGAKPGEGGHLPGSKVTAKIAEARNATIGSDLISPSNNHDIYSIEDLAQMIAELKTANDQAKVSVKVPVVPNIGTIAVGIAKAGADVITLSGFDGGTGAARIHALQHVGLPVEIGVKAAHNALLEAGLRQNVELWADGGIKSALDVMKVMLLGANRVGFGTLSMIAIGCTTCRGCHLDTCHVGIATQIESEAQAKEHGLRRFVPRQLDNAVQGLVNLFGAFGNELKALTASLGFDNLQSIVGRSDLLEQVRGLDSMDLTELLKPLEIEQLTFKEVAASAEEKQLLVAVGAEYLDNNIEELHTSREFATVTSEQRVLGSRVSCHRVRGRLDGSYRNLPDITLKYTEGSIPGNGLGAYNSSGINIHVQGGAQDGIGKTAFGGNILIFKSKGKDGQFYNGSVGKGFGYGAQSGVLLVQGNADARAGIRLSGADMIIGGQVTKPIEESEHGNIGVHANIKGFAFEYMTNGRGLVLGDPGPWICAGMTGGVVYLRHQAEMGLTKAAIERRIAKGAKVSIATLSEKGKKDVVELLTKYIDGLVLHGQVGEAEKLRKLLDNPAEHFFQINPTKEQADPAVSTE
- a CDS encoding FUSC family protein, which produces MKLGARIFKTGIAITLALVLADMLNLSAPVFAGIAAIFAIQPSIYRSVVSVIEQFQANVIGAGLAIFSVLLFGNDPFIIGLTAILVIAITIKLKIETTIPVAVVTVIAIMQNPGEEFLSFALLRFSTIMLGILSAFLVNLVFIPPKHEKKLYYKIVDQTEEILKWIRMNTRNASEFGVLKSDIDKIKDGMQKVEQFYVLYKEERNYLKNNKYVKARKLVIYRQMIKTTNKALATLKKLHRLDNELKSMPDDLQQLIIEELNDLLYFHEQVLLKFIRKTKPHPEDLHGELEFNKKSVIERFVKYNKLDDERAQKDWYHLFPLISTIVEYSDEMEHLDTLIDRYQAHHKADDDFEKNA